CACATCTTCGGTGACTTCGACAGCCTGACGTGGGACCTGGGCAACCCGGACGCCACCGTCAAGACCAACCTGAACCCCGTGGTGCCGGTGCTGCCGGAGTTCGGCACGGATCCCACCTTCGGCCAGGACACGAGCTTCCATCCGCTGAAGGGGCCCCTGGCGACCCAGAGTCTGCGCGGGATGGCGAACCACGGCCCGATGCACTGGCGAGGTGACCGGACGGCCGCCAATGACGCGCCGAGCGCTCAGCCGGACAGCGGTGCGTACGACGAGGCCGCGGCTTTCAAGCAGTTCAACCCGGCCTTCATGGACCTGCTCGGGCGCGACACGCAGCTCACCCCCGCGGAGATGCAGAAGTTCTCGGACTTCATCCTCCAGGTGATGTACCCGCCCAATCCGATCCGGAACCTCGACAACTCACTCACGCCGGCGCAGCAGGCGGGGAAGGACTTCTTCGTCAACACCACGAGCTTCTTCCAGGGTCCGTGCGAGTCCTGCCACCGGTTGGATCCCCATGCCAATCCCGAGAAGGGCCTCTTCGCTGGTTTCTTCGGGACGGATGGCCGCTCGTCCTTCGACGCGGAGCCGCTGTTCCCCAAGGTCCCGCACCTGCGCAATATGTACCAGAAGGTCGGCATGTTCGGCGCCGGCTTCGGTTTCGGCTCGGTCGAGGCCGATCCCTTCCTCGGGGAGCAGGTTCGCGGCATCGGCTTCAACAGCGACGGTGCCATCCCCACGCTATTTCTCTTCAACAGCGGCTTCGACTTCCACCCGATCTTCAACACGCCCGGTATTCCGCTCACGCCCGAGGGCACCGAGGCCAAGCGGAACATGGAGCTTTTCATGCTGGCCTTCGACAGCAACCTGGCGCCCATCGTCGGCCAGCAGGTGACGCTCACGGTCACCAATACGACCGTGGTGGCCCCCCGCCTCAATCTGTTGGTCGCGCGTGCGAACGTCGGCGAGTGCGATCTGGTGGCCAAGGGCCGGGTCGGCGGCAAGGAGGTGGGTTTCCTCTACCTGCGCAATGGGCAATTCGCGAGCGACCGGGTGGCGCACCCCTCCCTGTCCGATGCGGCCCTCCGTGCGGCTGTCGTCTCGGGTGGGGGGGCGCTGACCTATACCTGCACCCCTCCGGGCTCGGGCCGGCGCATCGGCATAGATCGCGACCTCGACGGGTTCCTCGATGGCGACGAGCGGGTAGCGGGAAGCAATCCCGCGGATCCGCTCAACACCCCCTGATCACACGCATTCATGGTCATGCGGCACGCTCCCTTTCCGAAGGCCCAGGGTTCCCTGGCCCGCTCCACGCTCATCAAGATGGGCGTGCGCATCGCGGTGATCATCACCCTGGCCACCTTCTTCAGCTACTTCCACATCTTCCGCTCCTTTCGCACCGAGGCTCTCGAGCAGATGGAGGGGTACCTCGCGGAGCGCGGCCAGAGGGAGCAGGCCCACTTCGTCCTGGCGCAGGACAACCACTCCGTCATCAAGAAGGCCCTGGCGGAGCGGTTCCAGGCCTGGAGTCAGCGGGATCCGGATCCCCACTTCGACCGCCTGTTCGCGCGGCTGCCGGATGGGACGATCCGCAACGAGCCCCGGAGCTTCGATGGCAGGAAGATGCCGGGGGTCTTCGTTCCCAGGGGCGTGACGGACGATGCGGACTTCCGCCGCCGGCTCCTGGCCGCGTACGAGGTGGTCGCCCAGTATGGGCCCGCCTTCCACATCCGCTTCGCCAACACGGGCGTCATACTGCCGGAGGGGGTGTTGGTGGGGTATTGGCCGGGGGGGGCCACCTGGTTCCAGGACGTCGCGGCTGACTTCTCGCTCCTGGACTTCGAGTACTTCACCCTCGGCCTTCCCGAGAAGAACCTCCGGCGGGAGTCCGCCTGGACCGGTATCTTCGAGGACACACCCAGCAAGACCTGGATGGTCACGGTCGCGACCCCGCTGGACGTGGACGGCCGTCACGTCGCGACGATCACCCATGACATGCTCCTGGATGAGCTGATGCGCCGGACCATCGGCGATCACCCTCCCGGGACCTACAACGTCCTCTTCCGCGATGATGGTCTTCTCATCGCCCACCCCGAGCTGAAGGTGAAGAGCGGGGCGGAGCCGTACAACATCCTGAACGACGCCCGGAAGCCGGAGGCGGTCTTCGAGCAGGGGGGCACGGCCGGGCAGCTGGCCCACCTGCGCGGCATCGTCGAACAGGTGAGGGCCCGCCCGGAGGGTCAGAACGTGCTGGAGCTCTCGGAGCACGGCGAGTACATCGCCGTGGTGCGGCTGAAGGGCCCGGGGTGGAACCTCGTCACGGTGCTGCCCGAGCAGGTGGTGTCCGCGCGGGCCTTCGATGTGGCGCGCTATGTCCTGATGTTCGGGCTGGCGTCGCTGCTGATGGAGCTCGGCATCATGTACTGGGTGCTGAAGCAGCAGATCACCCGCCCGCTGCTGACCTTCACCCGGGCCACGGACCAGGTGGCGGCCGGTGATTTCAAGGTGAAGCTGGAGTCCTCGCGCGATGACGAGCTGGGCCGGCTGGCCAATGCCTTCCAGCTGATGGCCCAGGAGGTCCAGCATCGCGAGGATGCTCTGCGGCAGGCCAACGAGGGACTGGAGAAGCGGGTGGAGGAGCGCACCCGGGAGCTCCAGGAGGTGCACCGTCAGCTCGTGGAGACCGCGCGGCAGGTGGGCAGGGCCGAGGTCGCCACCAACGTCCTGCACAACGTCGGCAACGTGCTGAACAGCGTCCACACCTCGGCGCTGCTGGCCAGGGAGCGGCTGGCCGGGCTGAAGCTCGAGGGCGTGGAACGGCTGGGGGCCTTGTTCGAGGAGCACCGCGCCGATCTGGCGACCTTCCTGACCCAGGACGAGCGCGGGCGGAACGCGCTGCCCTACCTGAGCCAGCTGGGGACGCACCTGATGGAGGGGCGCCAGGAACTGCAGGCACTGCTCAACGATGTCGGCAAGCACACCGAGCACATTGGCGCCATCGTCAAACTACAGCAGCGCTATGCCCGGA
The Archangium lipolyticum genome window above contains:
- a CDS encoding ATP-binding protein is translated as MRHAPFPKAQGSLARSTLIKMGVRIAVIITLATFFSYFHIFRSFRTEALEQMEGYLAERGQREQAHFVLAQDNHSVIKKALAERFQAWSQRDPDPHFDRLFARLPDGTIRNEPRSFDGRKMPGVFVPRGVTDDADFRRRLLAAYEVVAQYGPAFHIRFANTGVILPEGVLVGYWPGGATWFQDVAADFSLLDFEYFTLGLPEKNLRRESAWTGIFEDTPSKTWMVTVATPLDVDGRHVATITHDMLLDELMRRTIGDHPPGTYNVLFRDDGLLIAHPELKVKSGAEPYNILNDARKPEAVFEQGGTAGQLAHLRGIVEQVRARPEGQNVLELSEHGEYIAVVRLKGPGWNLVTVLPEQVVSARAFDVARYVLMFGLASLLMELGIMYWVLKQQITRPLLTFTRATDQVAAGDFKVKLESSRDDELGRLANAFQLMAQEVQHREDALRQANEGLEKRVEERTRELQEVHRQLVETARQVGRAEVATNVLHNVGNVLNSVHTSALLARERLAGLKLEGVERLGALFEEHRADLATFLTQDERGRNALPYLSQLGTHLMEGRQELQALLNDVGKHTEHIGAIVKLQQRYARTPQHMFEPVQLEELVEDALRINQAALGRHCVTVERNLAELPPILTERHKVLMILVNLISNAKYAMDAVSEGERRLCVKLERLADNRVRIEVRDNGVGIAPDMLTRIFQHGFTTREEGNGFGLHSSALAAQELGGTLRAQSEGPGKGATFTLELPEAPEKNRMRLSA